From one Gadus morhua chromosome 8, gadMor3.0, whole genome shotgun sequence genomic stretch:
- the mfsd14a2 gene encoding MFSD14 family MFS transporter translates to MTGEKKKKKRLNRSILLAKKIIIKDGGSPQGIGEPSVYHAVVVIFLEFFAWGLLTTPMLTVLRQTFPQHTFLMNGLIHGVKGLLSFLSAPLIGALSDVWGRKSFLLLTVFFTCAPIPLMKISPWWYFAVISMSGVFAVTFSVIFAYVADITQEHERSTAYGLVSATFAASLVTSPAIGAYLSVTYGDTLVVILATAIALLDICFILVAVPESLPEKMRPASWGAPISWEQADPFASLRKVGQDSTVLLICITVFLSYLPEAGQYSSFFLYLRQVIHFTPETVAAFIAVVGILSILAQTVVLGMLMRSIGNKNTILLGLGFQILQLAWYGFGSQHWMMWAAGAVAAMSSITFPAISAIVSRNAEPDQQGVVQGMITGIRGLCNGLGPALYGFVFYLFHVELTDDEIHGKDGKMNMANPTDESAIIPGPPFLFGACSVLLSLLVALFIPEQTGPGMRPGAYKKHSNGAQSHSHSPQGSGAEGKEPLLEDSSV, encoded by the exons ATGACGggggagaaaaagaagaaaaagcgGCTGAACCGCAGCATTCTTCTTGCAAAGAAAATTATAATAAAAGATGGAGGCAGC CCCCAGGGAATTGGTGAGCCCAGTGTTTACCATGCCGTGGTCGTCATCTTTCTGGAGTTCTTCGCCTGGGGTCTCCTCACCACCCCAATGCTCACG GTATTGCGCCAGACATTCCCCCAGCACACATTCCTGATGAATGGGCTGATTCATGGAGTCAAG GGACTGTTATCGTTTCTCAGCGCTCCTCTGATCGGGGCGCTGTCGGACGTGTGGGGCCGAAAGTCCTTCCTGCTGCTCACCGTCTTCTTCACGTGCGCCCCCATCCCGCTCATGAAGATCAGCCCATG GTGGTATTTTGCGGTGATCTCCATGTCAGGCGTCTTCGCCGTCACTTTCTCCGTCATCTTTGCGTACGTGGCTGACATCACGCAGGAGCACGAGAGGAGCACGGCTTACGGTTTG GTGTCTGCCACCTTTGCAGCCAGCCTCGTGACCAGCCCTGCCATCGGGGCCTACCTGTCCGTGACCTACGGCGACACCTTGGTTGTGATCCTGGCCACGGCCATCGCCCTGCTGGACATCTGCTTCATCTTGGTGGCCGTGCCAGAGTCTCTCCCTGAGAAGATGAGGCCGGCCTCGTGGGGAGCCCCCATCTCCTGGGAGCAGGCAGACCCCTTCGCT TCTCTGCGTAAGGTGGGCCAGGACTCCACAGTACTGCTCATCTGCATCACCGTGTTCCTCTCCTACCTCCCAGAGGCTGGCCAGTACTCCAGCttcttcctctatctcagaCAG GTGATACACTTTACCCCTGAGACAGTGGCTGCCTTCATTGCGGTGGTCGGGATACTCTCCATCTTGGCTCAG ACGGTGGTCCTGGGGATGTTAATGCGCTCCATAGGGAACAAAAACACTATCCTGCTGGGCCTGGGCTTCCAAATCCTCCAGTTGGCCTGGTACGGCTTCGGCTCCCAGCACTG GATGATGTGGGCGGCTGGCGCGGTGGCGGCCATGTCCAGCATCACCTTCCCCGCCATCAGCGCCATCGTGTCCCGCAACGCCGAACCCGACCAACAAG GTGTGGTCCAGGGGATGATCACAGGGATCAGGGGTCTGTGTAACGGTCTGGGCCCGGCGCTGTACGGCTTTGTGTTCTACCTGTTCCACGTGGAGCTGACCGACGATGAAATCCACGGGAAAGACGGCAAGATGAACATGGCCAACCCCACTGAcgag AGCGCCATCATCCCGGGCCCGCCGTTCCTGTTCGGCGCCTGCTCGGTGCTGCTCTCCCTGCTGGTGGCGCTGTTCATCCCGGAGCAAACGGGGCCCGGCATGAGACCCGGGGCCTACAAGAAGCACAGCAACGGGGCCCAGAGCCACTCGCACAGCCCGCAGGGCAGCGGTGCAGAGGGCAAGGAGCCCCTTCTGGAGGACAGCAGCGTATAG